The nucleotide window AGGAAGGTCCTCTGGCTCTTCCTCCAGCCGCTCTTCTACGCCCTTCGCCCGTTGATTGTGAATCCTAAACCATTGGGTCAGCTGGAGATCCTGAATGCAGCTGTGCAGCTCACAGCAGACTTAATTATCTACCATCTATGGGGGATCAAGCCCATTGTTTACCTAATTGCAGGTTCCATCCTGTGTATGGGACTTCATCCTATCTCTGGACATTTCATAGCTGAGCATTACATGTTCCTGAAGGGACACGAGACCTATTCCTACTATGGATCGCTGAACCTGATCACCTTTAACGTCGGGTATCACATGGAGCACCATGACTTCCCGAGCATACCTGGCAGTAAACTACCTCAGGTGAGCCTGTGTATTTTGGGGACTAAATTGAACACTTTAGTCAAGTCATTATTTTGAGGTTGAAAGGTTTCCGTTCTCAAGTAGTGCTACGTGTcatattttcttcctttaaacTGCAAAGATTGATCGGATGAAGGTCGGCCTCTGTAACTGACTAACCGCTTGCTGAGGAGATCTAAAGTGGGACGTCTGCCCTTTAGGGTGATTGTTTATGAACTAGTAGTACCGTGCTACATTAACCGTGTTCATTGCTGTCCAAACCCTGTCTGATGATAAAGTACTTTTTTATAGGAGAAACTGTGCAACATGTTCTCCTGTTAAACAGCCGGATTATCATATCGGATTAGTTTCATTTTGAATTAGACCTTTGTTTTAACACTCAAGGTGCTTCTCACACTACAACTTCAATTTAGATGTATACCtattttcaatatatatttgaacaattatcatatatactgtatatatatatatatatatttttttttcacatgttcttgtgtgtgttttttgttttgtttttttgcaggtaAAGCATATTGCAGCTGAATATTACAACAACCTTCCTCAGCACAGTTCCTGGATTCGGGTATTGTGGGACTTTGTGTTCGACGACAGCATCGGCCCATACGCCAGAATCAAACGGGAGTACAAGCTGAGCAAGCAGCAATAGATCTGGTTTATATTTCCCTTAAACTGGAAATGTAATGTGAATTTCAGTTCTTAAATATGAATGGATCCTTTTCAAATATTATTATACTTATGTTCTTTTGAGTGTGTGGTTGTCAGTGATGGTAAACTGTCTAACTCCTTAAATAAGTTGTGGACTTGAATTCTGACACATTTCCGttgtgaaagaaaatgtaaataaagctAGCTTGTTTCTTTACCTCACTATTTATTCATGCCTCCATTTCTGCTACACGGAGATCGTGTAGGCTCGGCTCGTCGTTGTGACTCTAAGATCTCTTTGTCTGCAAAAGGGACTGAGAAAGGCAACATAATGACGAAAAGCTAATAtttcaacacaaataaaactcTTCACATACATTCTCATAATCattaacagaaaacagaaactcTTTTAAACTTACCTTTCAGTAAGAAGGGCGTTGTCTTCAGTGACGCCCCATTCTGCATGTCCACAGCTTCATTGTGCTGTAAACTGTCTGATTACGTTACACCTTTTATAAAAGTTATTTGGAAAATTCCACTTGGGTGCCACAAATGCAGCTTTTGTTTTAGTGTTTAGGGGTCAGCAGGGCAGAAGTAACTGTCGTCATTTCATGTTGCTCAGCGAGTCACTCAGTCAGCGTCAGTCTTTCTGTGAACACAGGCCCTAAATCAACACCCTAATGTTGTGTTACATTCTTCCTATTATTTTGTCCTCACTTGACTTAAAAAATGTTGTGATTGTTTCTATTTAAATGACTGtactatatttaaaaaaaaccctgaaacatCTTTAACGAAGAAACTACTATAAACAATATGACTTTGTGGTTGATTttgcatttccttttctttccctgtAAACTttccacacaaaacaaaagaacaccCATACAGCAGGATGATGTGTAGGTGGTTGATACGCCTATAGTTGTTTTTTGAATGaatttaatttcagcttttaaatTAGAACGTAGTTGAGAACGGACAGAGTGGATAGAATGCAACAACCAATATTCAACCAAATCCTTCCTGCAAAGACACATTTAGCTACCATCACAAAGGCCTACCACTCACTTTCTGCACATTCTTATCTGGTAAGAGATGCATACTGCCAGACAAACCCCCCTTTATTCACATTGCTACCATTATCAAGTTCAACATCTCATATATAAAAAGGGGGATCTTCATAGTAACAAACCACATTAATAAATGTACCAccatttgtatttttatcatTTTCCCCCctcaaaatcaaataaaaaataaattcatagAGATAGGAGTTTCATGCATATTTGGGAGGTTCACAAAGTATAAGGTGTActactacatttttttttttaaatatctaacAGAAACCAGGTGGCACATTTACAGTCACTAGCCTGTTTTTTTGAATAATCCCCAAGTTCCAATGATCTTGCAGATCTGAACAGGTAAAGAGGAACTTAAACCTCGGTCACACTGGAGTTGTATAAGGCAGACTGTTGTGTGTTATCGGATCAATTACCAAACATCAATTGTTCATTTGCGATGTGTTAATCCTCGGGTGTGGAGGAAGGAGGTATTCTTAGTAGCTAATCATGGCTAAAACATTGAGATGTTTTCCATCATCTCCGGAGAGCAAAGGTTGCATACACAATGCCAGTGAACAAGGCcataaaaagccttttttaaagttttttttttaaatatgccaGTCTGCAGCACCACTATG belongs to Gasterosteus aculeatus chromosome 15, fGasAcu3.hap1.1, whole genome shotgun sequence and includes:
- the degs2 gene encoding sphingolipid delta(4)-desaturase/C4-monooxygenase DES2, whose protein sequence is MGKTGGRGDFEWVYNDQPHTSRRKEILAKYPEIKSLMGPDPQLKWVVSAMVLTQLLACYLVHDLSWKWIFFWAYAFGGCINHSLTLAIHDISHNVAFGNKLAKWNRWFAMWANLPIGLPYSASFKKYHIDHHRYLGGDQLDVDIPTDIEGWFFCTPARKVLWLFLQPLFYALRPLIVNPKPLGQLEILNAAVQLTADLIIYHLWGIKPIVYLIAGSILCMGLHPISGHFIAEHYMFLKGHETYSYYGSLNLITFNVGYHMEHHDFPSIPGSKLPQVKHIAAEYYNNLPQHSSWIRVLWDFVFDDSIGPYARIKREYKLSKQQ